The genomic segment TTGGACGGGCCCGGCGACAGCGGATTGCTGCCTCCGATCGAATATTGCATGTTCGTAATGTCCGAGTCCTTGAGCAGCGCCTCTTCGACCTTGAGCGCGCGCGTCTCGACGTCGGACAGCAATGCGCCCGGCTCCGGAGAATAGGTGATCATCGTGTACTTCTCTTCCTCTGCCGGAAGGAAGCTCGCGCCGATGACCGGAATCAGGAACAGGCTCGCTACGAGGACAACGAGGGAGATGACGACCGTGATTACCTTGTGGCGCAGCGCTGCCGACAGAATCCGGCGGTAGCCCAGCGCCATTTTGCCCGGCTTGTCCTCGTGATCGTGCCCCTTGCCGGGCTTCACGCCGTTCTTGAACAAGCTGTGCGCCAGCATCGGTACGACGGTGATGGCCACGAGCAGCGAAGCGAGCAGGGCGAATACGATGGTGAGCGCGAAAGGCAGGAACAGCTGTCCGACCATCCCGCTGACCGTGCCGAGCGGCAGGAACACCGCGATCGTGACGATCGTCGACGACATGATCGGCATGAACATCTCGCGCGTCGCTTCCAGCACGAGCTCCTTGCCTCTCAACTTCTCGCCCGTCAGCGACATCCGCCTGTATATATTTTCGATAACGACAATGGAATCGTCCACGACCCGGCCGATCGCGACCGTCATTGCGCCCAGCGTCATAATGTTAAGCGTGATGTCGAATTGCTTGAGCAGCAATACCCCGATGATGAGCGACAGCGGGATCGAAAGAATGGAAATCAGCGTCGTGCGGATGTTGCGCAGGAACAACAGGATAATGATGACCGCGAACAGCGCGCCGAACAACGCTTTGCTCAGCATCGTCTCGACCGATTTTTCGATCGGCTTGCCCTGGTCGAGCAGCGTCGTCAGCGACAAATCCGGATGGTCGGCCTTGATTTGCTCGGCCTTGTCCTTGACGGCGTTGACGACATCCACCGTGTTGGCATCGTTCGACTTGACGATCTGGATGCCGATCGAGTCCTTGCCGTTGGTGCGCGATACCGATTCGGATTCGGATACGAGCTCTACGGTGGCCAGCTCGCTCAGCTTGACGGTCGGAATGCCCGCCGCTGCAGCGCCTGCCCCGCCGGCAGCGCCGTTAGCGCCCGTGCCGCCCGCAGCCCCGCCGCCCTGACCGCCTTGTCCTGCGCCGGCTGCTCCAGCGCCGGTTGCACCCGGGCCGGCCGAAGCGGGTACCGCCGGGATCGCCAGGTTTTTCAGGTCGTCCAGCGTTACGACGCCACCGTCCACGAGAATCGACTTTTCCGACTTGCCCATCGTGAAGATGCCGAGCGGTACCTCGACGGCATTCGCTTGAACGATTTGCTCGACCGACGCTTCGGTCATGCCGTACTGCGCTAGCTTGGCTTGGTCGAAGGCCAGCTTGACCTCTTTGACCGACTGGCCCGAGATCTGGACGGAAGCCACGCCTGAGATGTCCTCGAGAGCGGGCTGCACCACGTCGCTCACGATCTTGGTCAAGTCCTCCAGACTGCCTTCGCCCGACGCGCTGAGCGACATAACCGGGAACGTATTGATCGAGAACTTGGAAATGGTCGGCGTCTGCGCGCCTTCCGGCAGCGTCGTCGCGGCGATCGCTTCGCGGACGTCGCTCATCGCCCTGTCCATATTTTGGCCGAAATCGAATTCCAACGTAATATTGGATACGTTCGACATCGACGTGGACGTCACGTTTTTCACGTTTTCGACGTTCTGCAGCCGCTGCTCCAGCGGCTCAGTCACTTGCTCGATGACGCCCTGCGGGGCAGCGCCCGGCATGACCGTCGTGACGCTTAAGTACGGAAACGACAGGTTGGGCAGGCTTTCCTGCTTCATGTTCAGGCCGGAATACAAACCTGCCACAAGGACGATGATAGTAATCATCCAGACGGCGAATTTGTTTTTCAGCGAAAACCCGATAATGCTCCTCATGCACTCCGCTCCTTTGATCTCTTTAACTGCCGATGCTGCATGCAGACATTCTCGCACCGCAGCATTCGAACGCTTCTTTTGCCATCCTATCGAACGTACGTTCAAATGTCAAACAAAGCGTCACATAGGGATTTCCCATTAATAATTACATCAACTATCGAGTCTCGTTATCACGTACTCGAACAATCGTTCAAATCATGCCTTGCTCCCCCTCTTCTATGACTCGGCCGGTCGCGACACATCCTTTTTCTATACGCCTGCATTGCCCGAGCCGTTTCAGAACAAGCTTTGAATCGTTCAAAAAAACGCGCCTCTCCGGCAGCCGACTACCGGGGAAACGCGTTCTTTATTCTGCTAACTGATATTGTCAAACCGGCATCTCCCTGCCCGTATGATCGACGAACCAGGTCTCGGCCGCCACCTCGGTCGTGCCCTCGATCAGGTCGATTATGCCGAGCGCGCTCTCCGAAGGCGACAGCGGCGCCGACTCTCCGCCCATGTCCGTGCGCATCCACCCGGGATGCACGGCGAGCGCCCGGATTCCTCTCGGCTTCAGCTCTTCGTTAAGCTGTTTCGTGAACATCGACAACGCCATTTTGGACAGCGCGTACGGGTAATCTCCGCCGTAGGCTCCCGCAAAGCTGCCCGCATCCGAGGCGACGTGCACGACGATCTCCGCGCCCGACATGCTCTCCCGCATAAGCGGCGTCAGATGCTTGGCCACCATCAAGGGACCATAGAGATTCACCTCGAACGTTCGCTTCAGCTCGTCCAGCTCGAGCGAGGCGATCCCGCCGCTGCGTCCGAGCAGGATGCCCGCATTGTTGACGAGCGCGTCCAGGACAAAGCCTTCGTCCCGCAGCTTTGCGGCGAGTGCCTGCGCCTGCGATTCGTCCGCGACGTCGAGCGCCTCGATGCGCACCAGGCCCGGATAGCGTTCGGCGAGCTGCAAGAGTCCGTCGGCGGGGCGCGCCGCATCCCGTACGCAAGCGACCACCGCATGGCCCCTGGCGGCCGAGATCTTGGCGAGTTCGTATCCGAGCCCCCGCGCGGCGCCGGTGATCAGCACGTTCATCGGTCGTTCTCCAGCAGCTCGACCAGCAGCTTCAGCTCGGACGAAGTATCCATATAGGCATAGCGTCCGCCGTTATACTCGCCCTTCTGCAGCAGCTTGTGGCCATGACGGCCGAGCAGCTCGATTTTTTGCTGCATGCCCTCGATGACGAAGGCGATATGGTGGAAGCCCTCGCCGTCCCGCTCGAGCGACTCGCGCCAGGTGCTCGGGTGTTCGTCGGGTTCGATCAGTTCGAGCTGCAGGGAGCCCATGTCGAAAAACGCCAGCTTCGCCCGCGCCTGCGAAGGCTGCCCGCCGAACTCGGTGCGCGCAATCTCCGGCGCGTCCGTCCAGAACCAGGCCGGCTTGTCGATGCCGAAGAAGTCGGCATACGCTTGCGAGGTTTTCTCGATGTCGCGGACGACCAAACCGATTTGCGTGATCGTTTTGTTGCCGAGCAAGTTCTTTTCCACGTTCATTCGCTCCTCTGTCATTTAATGACGGCCGCTTGCTTAGTGACGCTTAGTGCACGATCGGACGGCAGGATTCCCGCCGGATGAGCTTGGAACTGGACATATAGCGAATCGCCGTTCCCTCGGCGCCCTCGATATGACCGATCACG from the Cohnella hashimotonis genome contains:
- a CDS encoding efflux RND transporter permease subunit yields the protein MRSIIGFSLKNKFAVWMITIIVLVAGLYSGLNMKQESLPNLSFPYLSVTTVMPGAAPQGVIEQVTEPLEQRLQNVENVKNVTSTSMSNVSNITLEFDFGQNMDRAMSDVREAIAATTLPEGAQTPTISKFSINTFPVMSLSASGEGSLEDLTKIVSDVVQPALEDISGVASVQISGQSVKEVKLAFDQAKLAQYGMTEASVEQIVQANAVEVPLGIFTMGKSEKSILVDGGVVTLDDLKNLAIPAVPASAGPGATGAGAAGAGQGGQGGGAAGGTGANGAAGGAGAAAAGIPTVKLSELATVELVSESESVSRTNGKDSIGIQIVKSNDANTVDVVNAVKDKAEQIKADHPDLSLTTLLDQGKPIEKSVETMLSKALFGALFAVIIILLFLRNIRTTLISILSIPLSLIIGVLLLKQFDITLNIMTLGAMTVAIGRVVDDSIVVIENIYRRMSLTGEKLRGKELVLEATREMFMPIMSSTIVTIAVFLPLGTVSGMVGQLFLPFALTIVFALLASLLVAITVVPMLAHSLFKNGVKPGKGHDHEDKPGKMALGYRRILSAALRHKVITVVISLVVLVASLFLIPVIGASFLPAEEEKYTMITYSPEPGALLSDVETRALKVEEALLKDSDITNMQYSIGGSNPLSPGPSKGGLFYLQFKNETKHFADKKEKLVTDLQTLVPEGTWSEMDFSGGVGGSTFSMSIYGDDLNAVGTAANQVADLMKQDSNFKKVDTSLSKTYEQYTLAANQQKLSQYGLTAGQVAMALMPQQQSQALARIQEEGKKYDVFVEKETATYGGIEDIGNVKLQSPLGVQVPIKDVVDVKEGTAPNSIARENGRLVATVSAEITASNVAKVSSDLQDKVDELKLPEGVEVSYGGVTEQINETFTQLGLAMAAAIAIVYLVLVLTFGGGLAPFAIMFSLPFAIIGGLVALWLTGETLSVSALMGALMLIGIVVTNAIVLIDRVIHKENEGLSTREALLEAAGTRLRPILMTALATIGALLPLAFGFESAGIISKGLGVTVIGGLVSSTLLTLLIVPIAYETLMKLRAKLSRKSKAGSF
- a CDS encoding SDR family oxidoreductase yields the protein MNVLITGAARGLGYELAKISAARGHAVVACVRDAARPADGLLQLAERYPGLVRIEALDVADESQAQALAAKLRDEGFVLDALVNNAGILLGRSGGIASLELDELKRTFEVNLYGPLMVAKHLTPLMRESMSGAEIVVHVASDAGSFAGAYGGDYPYALSKMALSMFTKQLNEELKPRGIRALAVHPGWMRTDMGGESAPLSPSESALGIIDLIEGTTEVAAETWFVDHTGREMPV
- a CDS encoding VOC family protein, whose product is MEKNLLGNKTITQIGLVVRDIEKTSQAYADFFGIDKPAWFWTDAPEIARTEFGGQPSQARAKLAFFDMGSLQLELIEPDEHPSTWRESLERDGEGFHHIAFVIEGMQQKIELLGRHGHKLLQKGEYNGGRYAYMDTSSELKLLVELLENDR